In uncultured Ilyobacter sp., a genomic segment contains:
- a CDS encoding FAD-dependent oxidoreductase — MKRELVVIGGGPAGLAAAIEAKNNGVKDILVIERDKELGGILQQCIHNGFGLHEFKEELTGPEYAQRFINQMMELGIEYKLDTMVLNMDNTKKLQLINTVDGYMEVEAEAIIMAMGCRERTRGAISIPGDRPAGVFTAGAAQRFINMEGYMVGKKVVILGSGDIGLIMARRMTLEGAKVEAVVELMPFSGGLTRNIVQCLEDYDIPLLLSHTVTNIKGKERVEGITVAKVDANRRPIPGTEIHYDCDTLLLSVGLIPENELSRTAKIDIDQRTSGPIVNELMETSVPGIFACGNVVHVHDLVDFVSAESRRAGKAAARYISGNVKQSDIYKKVKADFGVSYTVPQKIRLENIDDKLEIFMRVNNVYRDVKLEVKDGDQTLVSLTKKHLAPGEMEKIILPKKILDKIVGDELKVSIAEVK, encoded by the coding sequence ATGAAACGTGAGCTTGTAGTTATAGGAGGAGGACCAGCTGGTCTTGCAGCAGCAATAGAGGCTAAGAATAACGGAGTAAAAGATATATTGGTGATAGAGAGAGATAAAGAGTTAGGAGGAATCCTACAGCAGTGTATTCATAATGGTTTTGGACTTCACGAATTTAAAGAGGAACTTACAGGACCTGAATATGCCCAAAGATTCATAAACCAGATGATGGAATTAGGTATAGAGTATAAACTAGATACCATGGTGCTGAACATGGATAACACTAAAAAACTTCAACTGATAAATACTGTAGACGGATACATGGAAGTAGAGGCTGAAGCGATAATAATGGCCATGGGATGCAGAGAAAGAACAAGGGGAGCGATCTCTATACCGGGAGACAGACCTGCAGGAGTATTTACCGCAGGAGCAGCCCAGAGATTCATAAACATGGAAGGTTACATGGTAGGTAAAAAAGTTGTAATCTTGGGATCTGGAGATATAGGTCTCATAATGGCTAGAAGAATGACTTTAGAAGGTGCTAAGGTAGAAGCAGTAGTAGAACTTATGCCTTTTTCAGGAGGGCTTACGAGAAACATAGTACAGTGTTTAGAGGACTATGATATACCTCTATTACTTAGTCATACTGTAACAAACATAAAAGGAAAAGAGAGGGTAGAAGGGATAACTGTAGCTAAAGTAGATGCCAACAGAAGACCGATTCCTGGAACGGAGATACACTATGATTGTGATACTCTTTTACTTTCAGTGGGATTGATACCTGAAAATGAACTTTCTAGAACTGCAAAAATAGATATAGATCAGAGAACTTCGGGACCTATTGTAAATGAACTAATGGAAACAAGTGTTCCAGGAATATTTGCATGCGGAAACGTAGTACATGTACATGACCTTGTTGACTTTGTGAGCGCAGAATCTAGAAGAGCAGGAAAAGCGGCAGCAAGATATATAAGCGGAAATGTAAAACAGAGCGACATATACAAAAAAGTTAAGGCTGACTTTGGAGTTAGTTATACTGTTCCTCAGAAAATCAGACTTGAAAATATAGATGATAAATTAGAAATATTTATGAGAGTAAATAATGTCTACAGAGATGTAAAGTTAGAGGTAAAAGACGGAGATCAAACTCTTGTATCCCTCACTAAAAAACATCTGGCTCCAGGAGAGATGGAGAAAATAATACTACCTAAAAAAATACTTGATAAAATAGTCGGAGACGAATTAAAGGTATCAATAGCTGAAGTTAAGTAA
- a CDS encoding HPr family phosphocarrier protein: protein MKSIEVQIKNKAGLHARPSSLFVQTASEFDSDVIVKCDDEEVNGKSIMGLMLLAAEQGRTLVLEADGEDENHLLEALRDLIEVKKFNEE from the coding sequence ATGAAGAGTATAGAGGTACAGATTAAAAACAAGGCCGGGCTTCATGCTAGACCTTCCTCTCTTTTTGTGCAAACTGCCAGCGAATTTGATTCAGATGTAATTGTAAAATGTGATGATGAAGAGGTTAATGGTAAAAGTATAATGGGTCTTATGCTTTTGGCTGCAGAGCAAGGGAGAACTCTTGTTCTCGAGGCTGACGGAGAAGATGAAAATCATTTGTTAGAGGCACTGAGAGATCTCATAGAAGTCAAAAAATTCAATGAGGAGTAA
- the glpK gene encoding glycerol kinase GlpK: protein MEKKYVIALDQGTTSSRAIVFDKDGNEVGVSQKEFTQIYPKAGWVEHDPMEIWASQSSVVTEVIAKTGITNDEIAALGITNQRETTIVWDKNTGKPVYNAIVWQCRRTANICDELKSRGLEEYVRHNTGLVIDAYFSGTKVKWILDNVEGARERAEKGELLFGTVDTWLIWKLTNGKVHVTDYTNASRTMLFNIRDLKWDDKMLEELNIPKSMLPEVKNSSEVYGQANLGGVGGTGGVRVPIAGAAGDQQSALFGQACFEKGEAKNTYGTGCFLLMNTGENAVESKNGLLTTIAIGIDNKVEYALEGSVFVGGASIQWLRDELRLINDAADTEYFAKKVKDSNGVYVVPAFVGLGSPYWDMYARGTIVGLTRGANRNHIIRATLESIAYQSRDLIDAMEDDSNIKLAALKVDGGAVKNNFLMQFQSDILGTDVLRPVITETTALGAAYLAGLAVGFWKSKEEIRNRWQVETKFDPAIGEERKEKLYKGWKKAVERSMAWEEKE, encoded by the coding sequence ATGGAAAAAAAGTACGTAATCGCATTGGATCAAGGGACAACAAGCTCAAGGGCAATAGTATTTGATAAAGACGGAAATGAAGTAGGAGTATCTCAAAAGGAGTTTACTCAGATATATCCAAAAGCAGGATGGGTAGAGCATGATCCAATGGAAATATGGGCGAGTCAGAGTTCAGTTGTGACAGAGGTAATAGCTAAGACTGGTATAACAAATGATGAGATAGCTGCTCTTGGAATAACTAACCAAAGAGAAACAACTATTGTATGGGATAAAAACACAGGTAAACCTGTATATAATGCCATAGTCTGGCAGTGCAGAAGAACTGCAAATATATGTGATGAATTGAAATCAAGAGGTTTAGAAGAATATGTAAGACATAATACAGGTCTTGTAATAGATGCCTATTTCTCCGGAACGAAAGTTAAGTGGATTCTCGACAACGTAGAGGGTGCGAGAGAAAGAGCTGAAAAAGGAGAATTACTTTTCGGAACTGTAGATACATGGCTTATCTGGAAATTAACAAATGGAAAAGTTCACGTAACAGATTATACAAATGCTTCAAGAACAATGCTCTTTAACATAAGAGACCTTAAGTGGGACGACAAGATGTTAGAAGAGCTAAACATACCAAAATCTATGCTTCCTGAGGTGAAAAATTCCAGTGAAGTATATGGTCAGGCTAACCTCGGAGGAGTAGGAGGAACTGGTGGAGTAAGAGTACCTATCGCCGGAGCTGCAGGAGATCAGCAGTCAGCCTTATTTGGACAGGCATGTTTTGAAAAAGGAGAAGCTAAAAATACCTATGGTACTGGATGCTTCCTGCTAATGAACACTGGAGAAAATGCAGTAGAATCTAAAAACGGACTTCTAACAACAATAGCAATAGGTATAGACAACAAGGTAGAATATGCCTTAGAGGGAAGTGTCTTTGTAGGAGGAGCATCTATTCAGTGGCTTAGAGATGAACTCAGACTTATAAATGATGCTGCAGACACAGAGTATTTTGCGAAAAAAGTAAAAGACAGTAACGGTGTATATGTAGTACCTGCATTTGTAGGTCTAGGGTCACCATATTGGGATATGTATGCCAGAGGTACAATCGTAGGACTTACAAGAGGGGCTAACAGAAATCACATAATAAGAGCGACTTTGGAATCAATAGCCTATCAGTCAAGAGACCTTATAGATGCCATGGAAGATGACTCTAACATTAAACTGGCGGCTCTAAAGGTAGACGGAGGAGCAGTAAAAAACAACTTCTTAATGCAGTTCCAGTCAGATATACTAGGAACAGATGTACTAAGACCTGTGATAACTGAAACAACAGCTTTAGGAGCAGCTTACCTTGCAGGACTGGCTGTAGGATTCTGGAAAAGTAAAGAAGAGATAAGAAACAGATGGCAGGTAGAAACTAAGTTTGATCCGGCTATAGGTGAAGAACGTAAAGAGAAATTGTACAAAGGATGGAAAAAGGCTGTAGAAAGATCAATGGCCTGGGAAGAAAAAGAATAG
- a CDS encoding DUF1667 domain-containing protein, translating into MKKEMVCIVCPIGCHMVIDDTDGFKVTGNQCPRGEIYAKEEMTAPKRIITSTIKIKGGIHKVVPVKTDGGIPKELNFECMKIISELEVEAPVKTGDIVVENILGSGVNLVITRDM; encoded by the coding sequence ATGAAAAAAGAAATGGTGTGTATAGTATGTCCTATAGGATGCCATATGGTAATTGACGACACAGATGGATTTAAAGTAACTGGAAACCAATGCCCTAGAGGTGAAATATACGCAAAAGAGGAGATGACTGCACCGAAGAGAATTATAACTTCTACGATAAAAATAAAAGGGGGTATTCATAAGGTTGTTCCTGTAAAAACAGATGGAGGAATACCTAAAGAGCTAAATTTTGAATGTATGAAGATAATAAGTGAATTGGAGGTAGAGGCTCCTGTGAAAACGGGGGACATAGTTGTGGAAAATATCTTGGGAAGTGGTGTAAATCTGGTAATAACAAGGGATATGTAA
- a CDS encoding MIP/aquaporin family protein, with the protein MAVYLAEFIGTMILILLGNGVVANVVLNKSKGNNSGWIVITAGWGFAVAIAVYVTGWVSGAHINPAVTVGLASVGAFDWAMVPGYIAAQVAGAFTGAILVYLTYKQHYDETDDAGGKLATFSTGPAIRGAKWNFITEVIGTAMLVLGVMGITNGNNNVGPMAALLVGILVWSLGLSLGGPTGYAINPARDLGPRIAHALLPIKGKGDSDWAYAWVPVVAPIVGGIIGANIYMICLSVWS; encoded by the coding sequence ATGGCAGTTTATTTAGCAGAATTTATTGGTACGATGATCCTGATATTACTTGGTAACGGCGTAGTTGCAAATGTGGTTCTAAACAAGAGTAAGGGTAACAACAGTGGTTGGATAGTTATAACTGCCGGTTGGGGATTCGCAGTGGCAATAGCAGTGTATGTAACAGGGTGGGTAAGTGGGGCTCATATCAATCCTGCAGTTACTGTGGGGTTAGCTTCTGTTGGGGCTTTTGACTGGGCAATGGTTCCTGGATATATAGCGGCTCAGGTAGCAGGGGCATTTACCGGAGCTATCCTTGTATATCTGACATATAAACAGCATTATGATGAAACAGATGATGCCGGCGGTAAACTTGCTACTTTTTCTACAGGCCCTGCAATAAGAGGAGCAAAGTGGAATTTTATAACTGAAGTGATAGGAACGGCTATGCTTGTTTTAGGGGTTATGGGAATAACAAACGGAAACAACAATGTAGGACCTATGGCGGCTCTTCTAGTAGGTATACTTGTTTGGTCACTAGGTCTAAGTCTCGGAGGACCTACTGGGTACGCCATAAATCCAGCAAGGGATCTAGGACCTAGAATAGCTCATGCCTTACTTCCTATAAAAGGAAAGGGAGATTCTGACTGGGCTTATGCATGGGTTCCGGTAGTAGCTCCTATTGTAGGAGGAATTATAGGGGCAAATATATACATGATATGTCTAAGTGTTTGGAGTTAA
- the ispH gene encoding 4-hydroxy-3-methylbut-2-enyl diphosphate reductase, with protein sequence MEIVRAEKMGFCFGVREAVELSEALSIKEKNKRIFMLGMLVHNEHVIEDLRKKGIEILEEETLIKNEDDLKEGDVVIIRAHGTIKEIYDKLKEKKVEIHDAACSFVTEIRNTLVEMEKKGYDTIFIGDRNHPEVKGIISFGERVYIFKDLDELRDSGIDKNGKYAVLTQTTLNKNNFEKVKEYINNYFPNAEIFNKICGATFVRQKAAEKLAGEVDMVLVIGGKKSSNTKKLYDISKGINPNTYLIQEAEDICLNWFAGIKKVGITAGASTPEKIIKKIENKLRGIIDV encoded by the coding sequence ATGGAAATAGTAAGAGCTGAAAAAATGGGTTTTTGTTTTGGAGTCAGAGAAGCGGTTGAACTTTCAGAGGCTCTCTCTATAAAGGAAAAAAACAAAAGAATTTTTATGCTTGGAATGCTGGTGCATAATGAACATGTAATAGAAGACCTGAGAAAAAAAGGCATAGAAATACTAGAAGAGGAAACACTCATAAAAAATGAGGATGACCTCAAAGAGGGCGATGTTGTGATAATAAGAGCCCACGGAACAATAAAAGAAATCTATGATAAACTGAAAGAAAAAAAGGTAGAAATACACGATGCAGCCTGTTCGTTTGTAACTGAGATAAGAAATACCCTTGTTGAAATGGAAAAAAAAGGTTATGATACTATCTTTATAGGTGACAGGAATCATCCTGAAGTAAAGGGAATAATATCTTTTGGAGAAAGAGTCTATATTTTTAAGGACCTAGATGAACTTAGAGATTCTGGAATTGATAAAAATGGCAAGTATGCCGTACTGACTCAGACTACCTTGAATAAAAATAATTTTGAAAAGGTAAAGGAGTACATCAATAATTATTTCCCTAATGCAGAGATATTTAACAAGATCTGCGGAGCCACCTTCGTGAGGCAGAAAGCTGCTGAAAAACTTGCAGGCGAGGTAGATATGGTGCTTGTAATAGGAGGAAAGAAGAGCTCAAACACAAAGAAACTATATGATATATCAAAGGGTATAAACCCTAACACCTACCTGATCCAGGAGGCGGAAGATATATGCCTGAATTGGTTTGCCGGAATAAAAAAAGTAGGCATAACCGCTGGGGCATCAACACCAGAAAAAATAATAAAAAAAATAGAAAATAAATTAAGGGGGATTATTGATGTTTGA
- the ptsP gene encoding phosphoenolpyruvate--protein phosphotransferase, whose amino-acid sequence MERLEGKSIFEGIVIGQPYFRKKKKVDVTEYKIDEDKVDDEINRFKFALKETKQEIKFLIESLKGRINSDELKILNVHLMILDDPVLLSEINTRITSDLINVEKILESVIEKYVDMFNQLNDPVYRQRGLDIQDVGEKLIRNLLSEEGELEDIEGKILITKELFPTELLKMHHFNINILGIITEYGGETSHVAILAKALGIPTLMGVKSIMQREWDGDIILDTRKSSSCVIIDATDKVFESYENEQDELYKKVCELEKLIELPAVTLDGGKLDLSINVGGDLDMLDLKKKNPDGIGLFRSEFIYMDSEFFPSETKQMEIYEKVYNDLGGDRPVIIRTLDIGADKHLSYYEMNDEENPFLGLRGLRFTLSHKSIFKEQLKAILRVAHGKNIKIMYPMVTNLWEIEEAAKILQEVKDELKAAKVDYKDDIEVGIMIEVPSAALLADVFGEKVDFFSIGTNDLTQYILAADRLSDEVSHLYDCYDPAVLRAINMVAEAGIRHGKKVSVCGEMAGDPMAIIAFMSFGIKDLSMLASFLPRAKHLIRNSDMNDIRKLKNKILSCKDSNEVKDLLKNHVI is encoded by the coding sequence ATGGAAAGGCTAGAAGGAAAATCTATATTTGAAGGGATTGTAATAGGACAGCCTTACTTTAGAAAGAAGAAAAAGGTTGACGTTACAGAATATAAAATAGATGAAGACAAAGTTGATGATGAGATCAACAGATTTAAGTTCGCCCTAAAAGAGACTAAACAGGAGATAAAGTTTCTCATAGAATCTCTAAAGGGAAGAATAAATAGTGATGAGCTTAAAATTTTAAATGTGCACCTGATGATTCTAGATGACCCTGTACTTTTATCAGAGATAAACACCCGTATAACATCGGATCTGATAAACGTAGAAAAAATACTAGAAAGTGTAATTGAAAAATATGTGGACATGTTTAATCAGTTGAATGATCCTGTATATAGGCAAAGAGGTCTAGACATACAAGATGTAGGTGAAAAGCTTATACGGAACCTTTTAAGTGAAGAGGGTGAGTTAGAGGATATAGAGGGGAAAATTTTAATAACTAAGGAACTTTTTCCCACAGAACTACTAAAAATGCATCATTTTAATATAAATATTCTAGGTATAATAACTGAATATGGTGGAGAGACATCCCATGTGGCAATCTTGGCTAAGGCTCTTGGTATCCCAACTCTGATGGGTGTAAAGAGTATAATGCAGAGAGAGTGGGACGGGGATATAATACTTGATACCAGAAAATCAAGCTCGTGTGTTATAATAGATGCTACAGATAAGGTCTTTGAAAGTTATGAAAATGAACAGGATGAGCTTTATAAGAAGGTCTGTGAACTTGAAAAATTAATAGAACTTCCAGCTGTAACTTTGGACGGTGGTAAATTAGATCTCAGTATAAACGTCGGCGGGGATCTGGATATGCTGGATCTAAAGAAGAAGAACCCAGACGGAATAGGACTTTTTAGGTCGGAATTTATATATATGGATTCTGAATTTTTTCCAAGTGAAACAAAACAGATGGAGATATATGAAAAAGTCTATAATGACTTGGGGGGAGACAGACCTGTAATAATAAGAACTCTAGATATAGGTGCAGATAAACATCTATCTTATTATGAAATGAATGATGAGGAAAATCCATTTCTAGGGCTTAGAGGCCTTAGATTTACTTTGTCCCATAAAAGCATATTTAAAGAGCAACTAAAGGCCATACTGAGGGTGGCTCATGGAAAAAATATCAAGATAATGTACCCTATGGTGACAAACCTATGGGAGATAGAAGAAGCGGCAAAGATTTTACAAGAGGTTAAGGATGAATTAAAGGCCGCAAAAGTAGACTATAAAGATGATATAGAAGTGGGGATAATGATAGAGGTTCCGTCTGCTGCTCTTTTAGCAGATGTTTTTGGTGAAAAGGTAGACTTCTTCAGTATAGGAACCAATGACCTGACTCAGTATATACTTGCTGCAGACAGGCTGAGTGATGAGGTGTCACATCTCTATGATTGCTATGATCCAGCGGTACTTAGGGCAATAAATATGGTTGCAGAAGCTGGAATAAGGCACGGAAAAAAAGTAAGTGTCTGCGGTGAGATGGCTGGAGACCCTATGGCGATAATAGCATTTATGAGTTTTGGAATTAAAGATTTGAGTATGCTCGCTTCTTTCTTACCTAGGGCCAAACACTTGATAAGAAACAGTGATATGAATGATATAAGAAAATTAAAGAATAAAATATTATCCTGTAAGGATTCTAATGAAGTAAAAGATTTGTTAAAAAATCATGTGATATGA
- a CDS encoding DUF1667 domain-containing protein: MKKELICIVCPMGCHLEVDVENDYKVTGNLCPRGEKYGFVELTAPTRVITSTIKITDGLHNRVPVKTDGAIPKELNVKCMELINSISAKGPVKMGDVIAEDIFGTGVNLVITRDM, translated from the coding sequence ATGAAGAAAGAATTAATTTGTATAGTATGTCCTATGGGATGCCACTTGGAAGTAGATGTAGAAAATGATTATAAAGTGACAGGGAATCTATGTCCTAGAGGAGAAAAATATGGATTTGTAGAGTTGACTGCTCCTACGAGGGTAATAACTTCTACGATAAAGATAACAGACGGACTGCATAACAGGGTTCCTGTAAAGACAGACGGAGCAATACCTAAGGAACTAAACGTAAAATGCATGGAGCTGATAAACAGCATATCGGCAAAGGGTCCGGTAAAAATGGGTGATGTAATAGCAGAGGATATTTTTGGAACAGGTGTAAACCTTGTGATTACCCGGGACATGTAA
- a CDS encoding FAD-dependent oxidoreductase — MKRELVVIGGGPAGLAAAIEAKNNGVKDILVIERDKELGGILQQCIHNGFGLHEFKEELTGPEYAQRFINQMMELGIEYKLDTMVLNMDNTKKLQLINTVDGYMEVEAEAIIMAMGCRERTRGAISIPGDRPAGVFTAGAAQRFINMEGYMVGKKVVILGSGDIGLIMARRMTLEGAKVEAVVELMPFSGGLTRNIVQCLEDYDIPLLLSHTVTNIKGKERVEGITVAKVDANRRPIPGTEIHYDCDTLLLSVGLIPENELSRTAKIDIDQRTSGPIVNELMETSVPGIFACGNVVHVHDLVDFVSAESRRAGKAAARYISGNVKQSDIYKKVKADFGVSYTVPQKIRLENIDDKLEIFMRVNNVYRDVKLEVKDGDQTLVSLTKKHLAPGEMEKIILPKKILDKIVGDELKVSIAEVK, encoded by the coding sequence ATGAAACGTGAGCTTGTAGTTATAGGAGGAGGACCAGCTGGTCTTGCAGCAGCAATAGAGGCTAAGAATAACGGAGTAAAAGATATATTGGTGATAGAGAGAGATAAAGAGTTAGGAGGAATCCTACAGCAGTGTATTCATAATGGTTTTGGACTTCACGAATTTAAAGAGGAACTTACAGGACCTGAATATGCCCAAAGATTCATAAACCAGATGATGGAATTAGGTATAGAGTATAAACTAGATACCATGGTGCTGAACATGGATAACACTAAAAAACTTCAACTGATAAATACTGTAGACGGATACATGGAAGTAGAGGCTGAAGCGATAATAATGGCCATGGGATGCAGAGAAAGAACAAGGGGAGCGATCTCTATACCGGGAGACAGACCTGCAGGAGTATTTACCGCAGGAGCAGCCCAGAGATTCATAAACATGGAAGGTTACATGGTAGGTAAAAAAGTTGTAATCTTGGGATCTGGAGATATAGGTCTCATAATGGCTAGAAGAATGACTTTAGAAGGTGCTAAGGTAGAAGCAGTAGTAGAACTTATGCCTTTTTCAGGAGGGCTTACGAGAAACATAGTACAGTGTTTAGAGGACTATGATATACCTCTATTACTTAGTCATACTGTAACAAACATAAAAGGAAAAGAGAGGGTAGAAGGGATAACTGTAGCTAAAGTAGATGCCAACAGAAGACCGATTCCTGGAACTGAGATACACTATGATTGTGATACTCTTTTACTTTCAGTGGGATTGATACCTGAAAATGAACTTTCTAGAACTGCAAAAATAGATATAGATCAGAGAACTTCGGGACCTATTGTAAATGAACTAATGGAAACAAGTGTTCCAGGAATATTTGCATGCGGAAACGTAGTACATGTACATGACCTTGTTGACTTTGTGAGCGCAGAATCTAGAAGAGCAGGAAAAGCGGCAGCAAGATATATAAGCGGAAATGTAAAACAGAGCGACATATACAAAAAAGTTAAGGCTGACTTTGGAGTTAGTTATACTGTTCCTCAGAAAATCAGACTTGAAAATATAGATGATAAATTAGAAATATTTATGAGAGTAAATAATGTCTACAGAGATGTAAAGTTAGAGGTAAAAGACGGAGATCAAACTCTTGTATCCCTTACAAAAAAACATCTGGCTCCAGGAGAGATGGAGAAAATAATACTACCTAAAAAAATACTTGATAAAATAGTCGGAGACGAATTAAAGGTATCAATAGCTGAAGTTAAGTAA
- a CDS encoding NAD(P)/FAD-dependent oxidoreductase, whose translation MYDVAIIGAGVIGASVARELSKYDLNVVVIEKENDVSNGTTKANSAIVHAGYDAHEGTLMAKYNALGNAMFDKICDELAVPFERCGSLVLAFSEEERGHLDLLYKRGIINGIPEMELLEKDEIKKMEPNISDSVVAALHAKTAGIVGPWELTIAMLENAAENGVSVELNQEVVDIEKLEAGYRIITQEKNFEAKVVINASGVYADKIHNMVSEESFKIKPRRGQYFVMDKTQGELVGQVIFQCPTELGKGILVTPTVHGNLLLGPDAQDMDDRDDISTTTEQLEFVKEHAVKSVPGIHFRESIRSFAGLRAEGDRGDFIVEEAPGAPLFFDVAGIKSPGLSAAPAIGLDVAKMAVEKLGGADEKANFNPKREQIIFMELNAEEKKELIKENPQYGRVICRCENITEGEIVSSIHRKVGARTVDGVKKRCRPGMGRCQGGFCGPRVQEILARELNVSLEEVVLDKKNSYILTGETK comes from the coding sequence ATGTATGATGTTGCGATAATTGGGGCTGGGGTTATAGGCGCTTCTGTTGCCAGAGAGCTTTCTAAATATGACCTTAATGTAGTGGTGATAGAAAAAGAAAATGATGTATCAAATGGAACAACAAAGGCGAATTCTGCAATTGTACATGCGGGGTATGATGCTCATGAGGGAACTCTTATGGCAAAATACAACGCTCTTGGAAATGCAATGTTTGATAAAATATGCGATGAGTTAGCAGTACCTTTTGAAAGATGCGGATCTCTGGTTCTGGCCTTTTCTGAAGAGGAGAGAGGACACTTAGATTTACTGTATAAAAGAGGAATCATAAACGGTATACCTGAAATGGAGTTATTGGAAAAAGATGAGATAAAGAAAATGGAGCCAAACATCAGCGACAGCGTCGTAGCAGCGCTTCATGCGAAAACAGCAGGGATTGTAGGACCCTGGGAACTGACAATAGCTATGCTTGAAAATGCAGCTGAAAATGGTGTTAGTGTGGAACTAAACCAGGAAGTTGTTGACATAGAGAAATTAGAGGCAGGATACAGAATCATTACACAGGAAAAAAACTTTGAAGCAAAGGTAGTAATAAACGCTTCAGGAGTTTATGCAGATAAAATTCATAACATGGTATCTGAAGAAAGCTTCAAGATAAAACCTAGAAGAGGTCAGTACTTTGTAATGGATAAGACACAGGGGGAACTTGTAGGGCAGGTAATATTCCAATGCCCAACAGAACTTGGAAAAGGAATACTGGTAACTCCTACAGTTCACGGAAACCTATTATTAGGACCTGACGCGCAAGATATGGATGACAGAGATGATATCTCTACAACTACAGAACAACTTGAATTTGTAAAGGAGCATGCAGTAAAATCTGTTCCTGGAATTCACTTCAGAGAGTCAATAAGAAGTTTCGCAGGGCTTAGAGCTGAAGGAGACAGAGGAGACTTCATAGTAGAAGAAGCGCCTGGCGCACCACTATTCTTTGATGTGGCAGGAATAAAATCTCCGGGACTTTCTGCGGCGCCTGCAATAGGACTAGACGTAGCTAAGATGGCAGTGGAAAAACTAGGGGGAGCAGATGAAAAAGCAAACTTTAACCCTAAGAGAGAACAGATAATATTCATGGAGCTAAACGCAGAAGAGAAAAAAGAACTGATAAAAGAAAATCCACAGTATGGAAGAGTAATATGCAGATGTGAGAATATAACTGAGGGCGAAATTGTAAGCTCTATTCATAGAAAAGTAGGAGCAAGAACTGTAGACGGAGTTAAGAAGAGATGCAGACCTGGTATGGGAAGATGTCAGGGAGGATTCTGCGGTCCGAGAGTTCAGGAGATATTGGCAAGAGAACTGAATGTAAGCTTGGAAGAGGTTGTTTTAGATAAGAAGAACTCTTACATCCTAACAGGGGAAACGAAATAG
- a CDS encoding DUF1667 domain-containing protein: MKKELICIVCPMGCHLEVDVENDYKVTGNLCPRGEKYGFVELTAPTRVITSTIKITDGLHNRVPVKTDGAIPKELNVKCMELINSISAKGPVKMGDVIAEDIFGTGVNLVITRDM, translated from the coding sequence ATGAAGAAAGAATTAATTTGTATAGTATGTCCTATGGGATGCCACTTGGAAGTAGATGTAGAGAATGATTATAAAGTTACAGGGAATCTATGTCCTAGAGGAGAAAAATATGGATTTGTAGAGTTGACTGCTCCTACGAGGGTAATAACTTCTACGATAAAAATAACAGACGGACTGCATAACAGGGTTCCTGTAAAGACAGACGGAGCAATACCTAAGGAACTAAACGTAAAATGCATGGAGCTGATAAACAGCATATCGGCAAAGGGTCCGGTAAAAATGGGTGATGTAATAGCAGAGGATATTTTTGGAACAGGTGTAAACCTTGTGATTACCCGGGACATGTAA